A window of the Salarias fasciatus chromosome 7, fSalaFa1.1, whole genome shotgun sequence genome harbors these coding sequences:
- the cbln1 gene encoding cerebellin-1 — MLAFCLLSAVWLAVSPARAQNETEPIVLEGKCLVVCDSNPTSDPTGTALGISVRSGSAKVAFSAVRNTNHEPSEMSNRTMVIYFDRVLVNVGRNFDEERSNFIAPRKGIYSFNFHVVKVYNRQTIQVSLMHNGWPVISAFAGDQDVTREAASNGVLIQMEKGDRAYLKLERGNLMGGWKYSTFSGFLVFPM; from the exons ATGTTGGCGTTTTGCCTGCTGAGCGCCGTGTGGCTCGCGGTGAGTCCGGCTCGCGCTCAGAACGAGACGGAACCAATCGTCCTGGAGGGAAAGTGCCTCGTGGTGTGCGACTCCAACCCCACCTCGGACCCCACGGGCACGGCGCTCGGGATCTCGGTGCGCTCCGGCAGCGCCAAGGTGGCGTTCTCCGCAGTCCGGAACACCAACCACGAGCCCTCCGAGATGAGCAACCGGACCATGGTCATCTACTTCGACCGG GTTCTAGTAAACGTCGGGAGGAATTTTGACGAGGAGAGAAGTAACTTCATCGCGCCACGCAAAGGGATTTACAGTTTTAACTTCCACGTAGTGAAAGTCTACAACCGCCAAACTATACAG GTGAGTCTGATGCACAACGGCTGGCCGGTGATTTCGGCGTTCGCTGGCGACCAGGACGTGACGCGCGAAGCTGCCAGCAACGGCGTCCTGATCCAGATGGAGAAGGGTGACCGGGCCTACCTCAAACTGGAGAGAGGAAACCTAATGGGAGGATGGAAATACTCCACCTTCTCTGGCTTTCTGGTTTTCCCCATgtag